The region CTAACCCGGTCAACAAACGCCGCTTTCTCAAGACCCACGAGATACTTTTCGCTTTCCAGCGCCGCCATCAGCTCGTTACCCATCTTCTCGATGTATTCGAAATGGCAGAAAGGAATGTCACCCTTAAAAATATCGTCAGTGCGTAACTCGCCTGCCCGCTTCATCTCGCTGCGGTACAAATGACGATGAATAAGGCACAGATGGGGCAACCCGGGCGCGGAAGGCCCAAGCTCCAGCGTCTCAATATGGGGCTCTGAGGGACCATTACCTTTTTCAAGGAGACAACTGGCCTGTAAATTGACGTTACGCTGCTGTTCCCAGAGACGGGATTTTTGCTTGTCGGTGAGCTTTTTCACTTAACGCCTCCCTGAATAGTCCGTTTGCCACAAGTATAAGCAGCAAAACGCGCTTTCGCAGGGAGGGTTACAGAATGCGGGCAGGAGAAGCCCGCGTTCAGAAGAATTACGGCAGAACTTTTGCGGAGAGGATAACCACCGGTTTTGACGGCACATTCTGATAGGGACCGACGTCGTGAGTAGGCACCTGAGAAATCTTGTCGGCCACGTCCATCCCTTTCACGATTTTACCGAAAACGGCATAGCCAAAGTCGCGCTGACCGTGGTCGAGGAAGGCGTTATCCGCCACGTTCAGGAAGAACTGGCTGGTCGCGCTGTCTTTGTCTGCGGTACGCGCCATGGAGATGGTGCCGCGTTTGTTCAGCAGGCCGTTGTCCGCTTCATTTTTGATTGGCGGGTTAGGCTGTTTCTGCTGCATCTGCTCGTTGAAGCCGCCGCCCTGAACCATAAAGCCTGGGATCACGCGGTGGAAGGTGGTGTTGTTATAGAAACCACTGTTCACGTAGTCGAGGAAGTTTTTCACAGAAACCGGAGCTTTCTGGCTATTCAGTTCCAGCTCAATGTTCCCGGCGGAGGTGGTCAGCAGAACGTGAGGGTCCCCTTTGGCTGCCAGCGCAGCAGGGGAAACGGCAGAAAGAGCAAACACAGCTGCGACAGCCGCCAGTGTTGATTTGAGCATGAGAATTCCTTAACAAAGCGCAGTATAAAAAGCGAATGGCTTGATTCTAAAGAGCAGTATGAACGGAGACCAGCCTTTTACCTAATTTTACGAAATTGAAACAGTTGTAACCGCGCAAACGGTTGGCTTTGGCGCCATTTTGTGTGATATAGATCACACAAAAACATGCAATGAAGTTCTAATTTCTCTTAAAAGATATGAATAGATCACTTTAATGTCTAAAATCTGCCCGCTCTCAGCGCCCTCCTGGGCGCTTTTCTTTTTCTGAACAGGCCAGACATGACTAACAGCAATCGCATCAAGCTCACATGGATCAGCTTCTTCTCCTACGCTCTGACCGGCGCGTTGGTGATCGTCACCGGGATGGTGATGGGGAATATCGCAGACTACTTCCAGCTGCCCGTTTCCAGCATGAGTAACACCTTCACCTTCCTCAACGCGGGGATCCTGATCTCTATCTTCCTGAATGCCTGGCTGATGGAAATCGTCCCGCTGAAAACCCAGCTGCGTTTTGGCTTTGTGCTGATGGTCGCCGCCGTGGCGGGCCTGATGCTGAGCCACAGCATCGCCCTGTTCTCCGCCGCCATGTTCGTGCTCGGTCTGGTGAGCGGGATCACCATGTCGATCGGTACGTTCCTCATTACCCACATGTATGAAGGCCGCCAGCGCGGCGCGCGTCTGCTGTTTACCGACTCCTTCTTCAGCATGGCCGGAATGATTTTCCCGATGGTCGCGGCCGTTCTGCTGGCGCGCAGCATCGAGTGGTACTGGGTCTATGCCTGCATCGGCCTGGTCTACGTGGCGATCTTTATTCTGACCTTCGGCTGTGAATTCCCGGTGCTGGGCAAGAAAGCGCAAACCACCGCCGAGCCCGTTGCGAAAGAAAAATGGGGCATCGGCGTGCTGTTCCTCTCCGTTGCCGCCCTGTGC is a window of Enterobacter cloacae complex sp. ECNIH7 DNA encoding:
- the ppiA gene encoding peptidylprolyl isomerase A, translating into MLKSTLAAVAAVFALSAVSPAALAAKGDPHVLLTTSAGNIELELNSQKAPVSVKNFLDYVNSGFYNNTTFHRVIPGFMVQGGGFNEQMQQKQPNPPIKNEADNGLLNKRGTISMARTADKDSATSQFFLNVADNAFLDHGQRDFGYAVFGKIVKGMDVADKISQVPTHDVGPYQNVPSKPVVILSAKVLP
- the tsgA gene encoding MFS transporter TsgA produces the protein MTNSNRIKLTWISFFSYALTGALVIVTGMVMGNIADYFQLPVSSMSNTFTFLNAGILISIFLNAWLMEIVPLKTQLRFGFVLMVAAVAGLMLSHSIALFSAAMFVLGLVSGITMSIGTFLITHMYEGRQRGARLLFTDSFFSMAGMIFPMVAAVLLARSIEWYWVYACIGLVYVAIFILTFGCEFPVLGKKAQTTAEPVAKEKWGIGVLFLSVAALCYILGQLGFISWVPEYAKGLGMSLNDAGKLVSDFWMSYMFGMWAFSFILRFFDLQRILTVLAGLATVLMYLFINGSPEHMPWFILTLGFFSSAIYTSIITLGSLQTKVASPKLVNFVLTCGTIGTMLTFVVTGPIVAHSGPLAALHTANGLYAVVFIMCFILGFVTRHRQHNAAAASH